TCTGATTACTTGCCATATTGCCAAGATCCGTCTGGCGGAGGCGTGGAAGAAAGAGATGGTGCGATACCTACGCTCCATTCAGCTGCTGGACGGAGGCTGGGGCCTGTGAGGCAACTGCACTTTCGTGGTTTCTACACATTGCACAGCTTTCAGCATGGGAATGATAATTGCGCTGCACACCTTATTTGTCGGCAGGCATATCGAAGACAAGTCAACGGTGTTCGGCACGGCTCTGAGTTACACCTCGTTAAGGATTCTGGGCGTAGATCCGGATGATCCCGACTTGGTTCGAGCGAGGAACAACCTGCATAGCAAAGGTTCAAAGAAAGTTCTCATGCTACTTATGAACTAGgcgtgtgccaaaaaaaaaaaaaaaataaatgctcatAAGAATCgtgattctcatttagtacaattcagaatcgattttaaatgtcctaaaatcgattttatttaaattattttatactagtgtcttgcccttgtttgtgtactgggaatgctgttcatgttgtacccgatgtggccacttgggggcagtgtggtccaTGAGTTCTGATTCACAGctaagttgtagccacattaaCGAGTAGAAGGAAAATGTCACAATCAAGTTATgtcaaaaaaagttgtttttttgcagcataGGAAGAGTATATTccggtgagtaatgttaagacGCTTCTCTGTCAATCAGAATCGATTCtaaatgtcctaaaatcgattttatttaaattattttatactgtgTCTTTAcccttgtttgtgtactggcaacgctgttcatgttgtacccgatttggccacttaggggcagtgtgttTTGATACATAGCTAAGTTGTAGCaacattagagagtagaaggaaaaagtaaAGTTATGtcaataaaagttgttttttgcaACGTAGGAAGAGTATATGCCGCTGAGTAATGTCaagatgcttctctgtatacatttCTGAAgcattttgtatgaatagccatTCTTTTGCGGGACAAAAGGGCCGCGACTAGGGTGCTAATTAGCATTCGCGAATTAGAATGGAGTAGCTCATgacaattatttgctcatctataaaatgaagcagaaaatACTGAATCATGACACAGTcaaataattttgtatttttatttatttatttatttatttttacaaatagtgTTTTCTAGTGTTTTCCCAAAGGGTAAATTTAACCCAATCAGGAGGGTTAACTAACGCGATCATTTCAGCCTAGCTGTAATATTAGGAAAATTGTGAACATTTTCTGCAGGCGGTGCAGTGGGCATCCCGTCCTGGGGTAAATTCTGGTTGGCTATTTTAAACGTCTACAGCTGGGAAGGAATGAACACGCTCCTACCAGAGATGTGGTAAGATCCCAACGTCCCGTTACAAACTAGAGATAGAACcgattatgttttgttttgtgttttttcttcttcttcttcaggggCGATACAatgccaattattagtagtcaaggaggccaagaactaatatttgaagccgatattcattttcagtaaatattggcatcatttttttttatgcattattgcgtattgaacacatttttagacttttcaaaatgcttaaaaatgtttttgtcttagACAATAGACTttacatttctttaaaaaaaaatgttcagggagctcccaaggtTTTCAGTATGTCTTTCAAAATTAAATGGAAATGTAAACAAGTAAACAGCATAGCGCTCTAtaattttctacagtaaatatttttttcccccaaaattaaaaaaaaatgtctgaaatcttaaactttcatatttctttcttttaatgtcGAACAAATACAAAAGGTTCAGAAgtttcccagggtcagcagcatctcttataaatagaaaatttgaaaaaaaaaaaaatagttccctgagattaaaatggttttagctttaccttttatcggccgtcagattgtgaaaaaatgctgatactgatattcgtcaaaatgcccaatatccgGCTGGCCGATTATTAGTCTATCCCTACATTAAACACACCAAATTCATCCTAATAAGCACTTTAGTTACAGTACTATAGATAGATATTATGGAGTTAATTATGATGCACACATTTTTTGTTGGGGACTAGACTATGAGAGAGATTAGAAtagattttattaattaaatttttattgctGTTGAAAAATAAACCTGTGGGAAACTGTGTTTTGTTGCATGTTTGTGCTTTCATGGAGTTTGACTTTGGAGTGCTTCCATTTCGTGGACAGGTTGTTCCCCAGCTGGCTGCCGGCCCATCCGTCGACACTGTGGTGTCACTGTCGTCAGGTGTACCTCCCCATGAGCTTCTGTTACGCCGTCCGACTGGCGGCTGACGAGGACGACCTGGTCCTCGGCCTCAGACAGGTACGGTGAACGATCATGTCCACAAGGAGGCGGTGTAGTGTTACTCCTTTCAAGACGTCTGGTAGAACTCAACCCAAGCCACATTTTCAGGATACaagagttgtttgtttttgttttgccctttccttttgcttgtttttcttgtttgttttgtaataaaAAGTGCTTAAATATTACATGAATGAATCACCTTTTCGGAGCCCTCAACATGTTTGAGAACTTAGAAAGAGCTGAttggaaaaatgtgaaaattgcttgttttggctgaaaactcaccttttttttgtttttttgcttgtgtttttttgtttgtgtgtttgtttttttgaaagtgGCCTAGCCTGAAATTGAAACAGGAGGTCTGACAATTCGGAGTGCataattaacctgtcatgcatgtctttggaatgtgggaggagaccggagtacccggagaagacccacgcaggcatggggaaaacatgcaaactccaaccaggaaggccggagcctggactcgaacccgagtccttagaactgggaggcggacatgctaagaAACAAAACTACTAGATGGATATTTTAGTAGCAGTATCGATCCGATATAAATACTGACTTGATATTGATATTTGGGTTGACCCGCccaccacttttttttgcatatacCTTGTAAAGTGTATTCGTCGCCACTTGCGGCTTCACGTTTACCGTTTCCCCCCACGTAGGAGCTTTACGTCCAAGACTACGCCAACATCGAGTGGCCAGCTCAGAGGAACAACGTGGCAGAGTGCGACATGTACACGCCACACAGCACGCTGCTGACCGTCGCCTACAGTAAGCTAAGCGTTTTGTTTCCCCCTCATTCACGTTTGGTCCGTGTGACTCACCGCTGTCGCCCTCTCGGCAGCCGTGCTCAACATGTACGAGGCCCACCACAGCGCCACGCTGAGAGGAATGGCCGTCAAACAGCTGTACGAGCACATCCGGGCCGACGACCGCTTCACAAAATGCATCAGCATCGGGCCGGTAGTAGAGACGTTCAGAAAAGCAAATTACAAGTAGGCTGACGTAAAAATGATGTGTAAACGGTGGCCGTGCATCCGTACTGCAGATCTCCAAGACGATCAACATGCTGGTCCGCTGGTACATGGACGGACCCTCGTCGGCAGCCTTCCGGGAGCACGTGTCCAGAATCGCCGACTATCTGTGGTCCGTCCAGCCGCTTTGCTACTCATGATTAAGCAAAACCTGCTCAAATTTGTGGTTATGTTGCCGCCGTATGGAGGAACAGAAGTCAATCATGAACCAAAAAACCCCGCCCACCATcatgatttgttgttgttttttaatgcaattatgCAATCTGACTGAAGTCATTTCTGTATTCCAGGCTGGGACTTGATGGTATGAAAATGCAGGTGAGTGGTTTTCCTCCATGTTGCATCTATTagtacagtagggatgtaacgatatgcaaacataaggatacgataattatcacaatattgtggggaggttggcaagacaaaaaaaggtcacaatattgtaagaaatgagctcagacttaaaaaacataatattgtacttttgtacattatagcaattaaaaatattgtaaaaaatatcaatatatatgtaaatattaggggtgtcaggcgattaaaaatttaaatcgtaattaatcgcataactTAAATAGTTCACTCACGATTCATTGCAAATTTTTATCTGTTCtgaatgtacaattttttttttctgttttcatactcttgttaacataaaagttgaggaaaaaaatgttaaaagtaaTAGAACTATGGCTGCATCTCTTAgtaattgatacagtaatttcataaaattgagttaaaattaaaaatatgtactgtactgtaaaaatcaagaatgatattgatttgtgttgagataATTTTTCTGACACGAGATGGCATGATTGcctttgtaagacggtgacagctcagtgcatttttcttttcattttaagagcTACCTAATCATGAACTtgtgaatttttgcacatttttaaaattgtaaaatacaacttgaccttagtctccacaaatatgcattattattaaatttatgacGTATGTATTATATTTTGACGTATTTGTTGCGTtgcgcaaccagtccagggtgtcccccgcctactgcccagagccagctgagataggcgccagcaccccccgcgacccttgtgaggaataagcggtcaagaaaatggatggatggatgttgcgtTGCGACCGGTATTCCCCTAGTTACAGACCTTCGGGGAGGCTGTCATTAattgcatattaaaaaaaaaattagtggtgtgAAAGCAACTTTAAATgacctcaaaattaatgcactaatgttgacacccctaaatattatatatatatatatatatatatatatatatatatatatatatatatatatatataggcacttgtgacatattgactcagttcacaagcatattaagtGGCACTTCATTTCACCataagcgtggattttaaacatagaagggccaaaacatgccttgtgaaaattaaattgcactaaaaaaaaaaactagccaccagcaggtgctagaactgcacaaatggaaatcaacctgacttttttttttttctttttttttaacagatgtgctgctcaacatgacgacgatgatatattgtggcagtttttaatattgcgatatcacgatatcacgatattgccattattgttacattcCTAATAGTACATTTGACTGGCAGATAAGATGATCAATGCAGAACAATACTAAACATGTCAGATTGACTTGTTTTACTGGAAAGTGTTGCAAAAATccattctgtctttttttttttattattattatttttttcagggcACCAATGGATCCCAGCTGTGGGATACTTGCTTTGCTGTTCAGGCTTTCCTTGAGGTAATTGActcagaccttttttttttttttttttttttttttttgtcttctagcTAAGGGCAGGACTTCGTGTTTGACTCCTCAGGAGGTTGGAGAACAGGTTTACTCACGTACTGTAGACGTCTACCACCACTAACAATaattttgctgtgtttagtttttCACATACACACAGACAGCAATCGGATTGATCTCTATTGTGACGTTATTAATGCTGTTTCTATTTCATACTTACATTTTCACATTACTGTATTACATTGATGTCTTTAAAATTTGGACTCTTCTCATATATTCCAAGTTTTTGCtaattttttcattcattatctTAATAgttaatgataatgatgaaaaGATTTCTTATAATACAGtactttacagtacagtatttttactTTCCATAATATTTTGGCTATTCTCAtgaaattacaactttattttcgtttttgttttttgtttttttacattatttatatgatatattattatattatatttaatattagcTTTTTACCATTctcataaattattttttcttgttcCTTCTCTTCTGTCTTAATATATTTACTTTAATTCTCtctcttctttgttttttttttgttttgtttttttttaaaataatttttctaatgGTGAATTTCACATATTTGCAATTTGAATTGcgcatacaatttttttttattttatttttttttattttttggtcaaatTGATCCAAGGACATTATTGTTGAtcacaggaggaaaaaaaacataagaagGCTAAGAAGACCTGTGTTGTGTTTCGAAGATCCATATTGGTTGGTTCATATCCATGCGGTTGTTGACCAAATTTTTCCAATTTTGATTTCAGGCAGGAGCCCAAGACGACCCCGAATTAGCCGAGTGTCTCCGACGCGCCCACCAGTTTCTGACAGTCACACAGGTGAGAAAATGGAAACATATTGTGAGTTGCCTATTTCTGGAAATGTGACCGAGCCTCtcaatttttggccaggaaggAAACGGTGTCAGGAGAAATCCtgtaaaaaatatgaaaatagaaTTGTTTGTTTATACCCTGTATGCCTCCACTAAACTTGTTTCCCCGCCACCAGATCCCAGATAATCCTCCTGATTACCAAAAGTACTACCGGCAAATGAGCAAGGTGCACTTCGTATCGCATGCGAGCCTTTTCACTTCAACGTTGAAGCACTTCGGAtagcaaattttcaatgtcGCCCCCGTCACTTTGGCCAGGGAGGCTTCCCCTTCAGCACCCGCGACTGTGGCTGGATCGTGGCTGACTGCACGGCCGAGGGTTTGAAGTCCGTGATGCTGCTGCGGGAGCTGTGCCCCTCCGTCGGCGAGCCTGTCGCGCCGCAGCGCCTGTATGACGCCGTCAATGTGGTCGGTTGCTGCCACTTGATAACCGTTTTCtatggaagaggattagggccagtgaagagagggggaaaaaaaaagtttggcaggattctcactttattctcagaattctgccTTTAAAGTGAGACTTTAttttcagaattctcactttaaaggtagaattctgactttattagtgttaagtcagaattctgagaataaagtcacaattctgactttaaaagtGTCAGaactctgactttaaagtcagaattctgtctCAGAatcctgactttaaagtgagaattctgactttaaagtcagactttaaagtcagaattctgactttattctcagaattctgagaataaagtcagatttctcactttattctcagagttTTCACTTTAAAGCCAGATTTCTGactttctcagaattctgactttaactcagaattctgactttaaagtgagaactcTCACTTTAAAgacagaattctcactttattctcagaattctgtctttaaagtcagaattccgactttattagtgctactgttattcccattttaaagtgaaaatttggagaataaagtcagaattctgagaataaagtgacaaTTCTGACTTTACAGTCAGACTTTGCAGTCAGAATTCTAACTCTaaatgagaattctgactttaaagtgagaatcctgccaaactttttttttttttctctctctttcactGGCCTAATCCTCTTCCATACATTTGGCCTCATggatgtatactttttttttttgtctgtatgtGTCTCAATGTGATATGCCCGTTTCCATCTTCTTTTCCATAGTTACTGAGCATGAGAAACACCGATGGTGGGTTTGCCACGTATGAAACGAAGAGAGGGGGGAGACTCCTTGAGCTGCTAAACCCGTCTGAGGTGTTTGGTGAGTTTCTTGCCAGATGCTTGAATCCCGCCGCATGTTCGCACTTCATTATGCACCAatcaacctgttttttttttttctgggataTATGTACATTGAGCAAGTAGGATCCACATACTGTATAACCAAACAGTCACAGAGAGTCTTCGGTGGACCTAAAAAGTATTTCAGGCGGTT
The Festucalex cinctus isolate MCC-2025b chromosome 11, RoL_Fcin_1.0, whole genome shotgun sequence DNA segment above includes these coding regions:
- the lss gene encoding lanosterol synthase, with product MTDKMHLRRRGGPYKTEPATDLRRWRLSNVEGRQTWSYMEDVDTPQRDQTMLEAHSLGLDTTKFVRDSPAACTAVDAALKGMNFYSHLQAEDGHWAGDYGGPLFLLPGLLITCHIAKIRLAEAWKKEMVRYLRSIQLLDGGWGLHIEDKSTVFGTALSYTSLRILGVDPDDPDLVRARNNLHSKGGAVGIPSWGKFWLAILNVYSWEGMNTLLPEMWLFPSWLPAHPSTLWCHCRQVYLPMSFCYAVRLAADEDDLVLGLRQELYVQDYANIEWPAQRNNVAECDMYTPHSTLLTVAYTVLNMYEAHHSATLRGMAVKQLYEHIRADDRFTKCISIGPISKTINMLVRWYMDGPSSAAFREHVSRIADYLWLGLDGMKMQGTNGSQLWDTCFAVQAFLEAGAQDDPELAECLRRAHQFLTVTQIPDNPPDYQKYYRQMSKGGFPFSTRDCGWIVADCTAEGLKSVMLLRELCPSVGEPVAPQRLYDAVNVLLSMRNTDGGFATYETKRGGRLLELLNPSEVFGDIMIDYTYVECTSAVMQALQHFHTIHPQHCTQEIRKTLADGLDYCRRVQRPDGSWEGSWGVCFTYGTWFGLEAFACLGHGYQRKACAEVRNACRFLLDRQMADGGWGEDFESCEQRRYVHSSSPQIHNTCWALLGLMAVRHPDQQAIERGVKLLIDKQLPNGDWPQENISGVFNKSCAISYTSYRNVFPIWTLGRFASLNPRSSLSGKIKL